A single genomic interval of Salvia miltiorrhiza cultivar Shanhuang (shh) unplaced genomic scaffold, IMPLAD_Smil_shh fragScaff_scaffold_124_2:::fragment_4:::debris, whole genome shotgun sequence harbors:
- the LOC131002393 gene encoding uncharacterized protein LOC131002393: MIQAAAMRRTSFFSMSYHLQQCRGIRVKVYNSNLDQALTLMQRKMQSSGIERMIKQEQLAHVKNSEKRVLAKKNLERRLRAQDLARKLKMILVQKVR, encoded by the coding sequence ATGATTCAGGCGGCGGCGATGCGGCGGACCTCCTTCTTTTCCATGAGTTATCACCTGCAACAGTGCAGGGGCATCCGAGTCAAGGTTTACAACAGCAATTTAGATCAGGCTTTGACCTTAATGCAGCGGAAGATGCAGTCCAGCGGCATCGAGCGAATGATAAAGCAGGAACAGCTTGCCCACGTCAAAAATTCCGAGAAGCGCGTTTTGGCCAAAAAGAATTTGGAGCGCAGGCTTCGCGCACAGGATCTTGCCCGCAAGCTCAAGATGATTCTCGTTCAGAAAGTCAGGTAA